One Marinobacter bohaiensis DNA segment encodes these proteins:
- a CDS encoding IS110 family RNA-guided transposase — translation MKKHSTRFIGLDTHKDTIAVAYATDSRTEPVTYLGTIGTQHYAIRKLVRQLESHHPGCQLQFVYEAGPCGYWLYRLLSSWGYPCFVVAPSLIPKKPGQQVKTDKRDCMQLAQLLRTGDIEPIYVPEPEDEAIRDLSRARETTMWDLKNAKSQLKAFLLRHDIRYTGTANWSAAHVRWLSELVMPTPAQNTVFREMLYTIVERHKRLERLDNELTYQVRRWRFYPLVKAVQALRGVQLLVATSVVAELGDLQRFDTPRKLMAYVGLTPSERSSGNRRRIGPLTCAGNKRARRMLIEAAHAYRYPAKTSRILQQRQEDLPKAIVEKAWEAQVRLCRRYRALMQRGKHRNVVVAAIARELVGHIWAIAREVVIAKPDPRLML, via the coding sequence TTGGCACCATCGGAACCCAGCATTACGCCATCCGCAAATTGGTTCGCCAACTCGAATCCCACCATCCGGGATGCCAGCTTCAGTTCGTCTATGAAGCCGGGCCCTGCGGCTACTGGCTCTACCGTCTGCTGTCCAGTTGGGGCTATCCCTGCTTTGTGGTCGCACCGTCACTGATTCCCAAGAAGCCCGGCCAGCAGGTGAAAACCGATAAGCGCGACTGCATGCAGCTGGCGCAGTTGCTGCGCACGGGGGACATCGAGCCGATCTATGTGCCCGAGCCCGAAGACGAGGCCATCCGGGATCTCTCCCGGGCCCGGGAGACCACCATGTGGGATCTCAAGAACGCCAAGAGTCAGCTCAAGGCGTTCCTGCTGCGGCACGACATCCGTTACACCGGCACTGCCAACTGGTCAGCCGCCCATGTGCGCTGGCTCTCGGAACTGGTGATGCCGACACCAGCTCAGAACACCGTGTTCCGGGAAATGCTCTACACCATCGTGGAACGCCACAAACGCCTGGAACGGCTCGACAACGAGCTGACCTATCAGGTCCGCCGCTGGCGCTTCTACCCGCTGGTCAAAGCGGTTCAGGCGCTAAGGGGGGTGCAGTTACTGGTAGCGACCAGCGTGGTCGCCGAGTTGGGGGACCTGCAGCGCTTCGACACGCCCAGGAAGCTGATGGCCTATGTCGGCCTGACACCCAGTGAACGCTCCAGCGGTAACCGCCGGCGTATCGGGCCACTGACCTGTGCCGGGAATAAACGAGCCCGGCGCATGCTCATTGAGGCCGCCCACGCCTACCGGTATCCGGCAAAGACCTCACGCATCCTGCAGCAGCGCCAGGAAGACCTGCCCAAGGCCATCGTGGAAAAGGCCTGGGAGGCCCAGGTCCGGCTCTGCCGTCGGTATCGGGCCCTGATGCAGCGAGGCAAGCACCGCAATGTGGTGGTGGCTGCCATCGCGCGTGAGCTGGTCGGCCACATCTGGGCGATCGCCCGGGAAGTCGTGATCGCCAAACCGGATCCGAGGTTGATGCTGTGA